From the Ensifer adhaerens genome, the window AGCAAGGATGTTGACGCCGCCGACGATCGCGGTGTCGATTTCGCCCGAGTTCAATGCCCGCATCGCCTGGTCGAGCGCGACCAGCGAGGAGGAACAGGCAGTATCGACCGTCATGCTGGGGCCGCTGAGGCCGAAGATATGGGAGATACGGTTGGACACGATCGACAGCGTATTGCCGGTCATGAAGTAAGGGCCGGCCGCTGCCGGGTCTTCCACCGTCAGGTTGGCATGGTCGAGGCTCGATGCGCCGATATAGACGCCGACATTCTCTCCCTGCAGCGATGTCGCCGAGATATTGGCGTCCTCGAGCGCGCGCCAGGCGAGCTGGAGCAGCACGCGCTGCTGCGGATCCATATACATGGCTTCGCGCTGCGACATGCCGAACACGGCAGGGTCGAAATCATAGAGTTGGTCGAGCACGCCGGCGGCAAAGGAATAGGTCTTGCCCTGCGTGCCCATGACGGGGTGCCAAAAACGCGCGACGTCCCAGCGATCCGACGGAATGCTGGTGACGGTGCACTTGCCTTGACGGAGAAGTTTGAACAACGCCGAAGGCGATTCTGCTCCAGGGGCGAGGCATGCACGCCCAATAATCTCAACAGCCATGTATGATCGAACGCTCTAAACTGCCGCTAAAGTTGCATCTGCGATTGCGCGTCGGAGGCCGAAATGCAATCGCCAATCGTCATGCTGCCGGGCTATCCCCAGCTATATTCGTTCCGCCTCATTAGTCAGCTTTTAACTTAAAGTCCCTAGCTTTCAACCCCAAACACTGAAGATATACACGCTGTCAACGCCAGTCCAAGGCGGATAAGGCGATAAACCACGCTCAAGGTAGAGAAGGTATGACCAGAAAGACGCGGGTCCAAATATTTTGCCCGTCTTGGTCTTCGGATGACTTGTTGTGGGACGGCGATTGTGCTTTTCAGGGACCGGCGAAATTCCCGGTCGGGAGATGATGCGGCGCGGAACTGTGAGTAAAATCATGGCCGTGTCGAATTTGGAGTGTCGTAGTTGAAACGAGTCAGTGCCCTTCTGCTTTGTACCGCCCTCGTGGGATGCCAGGCCGTTCCGGGCGAGGGGCCGCTGGCCGGAGCGATCGTCAAGGATGCCGGTCAGTCCGGCGCGGAGATCGGGCGCCAGAATGCGACCGTCTTCGATATCGTCGAAGTGGATGGCCGCACCGCGCGCCTCGTTTCCGATTATGTCTCCTCGACGCTCAACCGTCGTTTCGGCATTGGCGGCGGCGTCGGCCGAGTCGTCATCGGTGTCGGCGACGCATTGAAGGTGTCGATTTTCGAGGCCGGCAGCGATGGTCTGTTCTCGACGCAGGATTCCAAGCAGACAAGCATCGATCTCGTCGTCCAGCCGGATGGCAAGGCTGCGATCCCCTATGTCGGTCCGGTCAACTTTGCCGGCCTGACACTGGAACAGGCGCGTCAGGAAATCCTGGAAGCGCTGAAGCAGAAGGCGGTCGAGCCGGATGTCATCGTCACCAGCATGAGCACCGCCTCGCGCAACGTCACCGTTTCGGGTGCCGTCGGTAAGTCGTCGGTCGTGCCGCTCAGCCTCGTCGACGAAACGATCAACGAAGTGATCGCCAAGGCGGGTGGTCCCGTCGCCCAGCCCTACGAGACCTATGTCACGTTGGTGCGCGGCAAGAAGACCGGCACGGTTCTTCTCAAGTCAATCATCGAGAACCCGTCCGAGAACATCCACGTAAAGCCTGGAGACCAGATTTTCGTTGCACGCGATCCGCGTCGTTTCACGATCCTGGGCGCCGTCAAGGCCAACCAGCGCGTCGAATTTGGTGCCAACGACCTGAACCTGCTCGAGGCCATGGGTCTTGCCGGCGGTGGCGCGGACTATACGCTCGACATGAAGGGCTACTTCATCTTCCGTTACGAAGAGCCTGATGTGGTCATGAGCCTGCTCGGCCAGCAGCGCTTCAATGAGATGCTGCGCAAGGGCATGAAGACCGACAGCATGGGCCGCTACCCGATCGTCTATCGCTTCGACATGAGCAAGCCCGATAGCCTGATCGTCGGCCAGACCTTCCCGGTCAAGAACCGCGACGTCATTTATGCCTCGCGCCATCCGTCGGTCGACTTCTCGAAGTTCCTCAACTTCATCGCCCAGCCGGTCGGCATCGCCAATTCCGGCTTCGCGATCGCGGACAACCTCAACGGCAATTGATCGCACCAGACCGCTTTTTTCGAGGGGCGTCGACCGCAAGGTCGGCGCCCTTTGTCTGTCTGGCCTTCTGATTTTCAAAGCCAGCGGAAGCGGCTTGTCGTCGCTCAAATTCTGTGATTGATCTTGGACTTAAATCGATTTTGGTGATCGATGACGTTTGGCAGGCAGGGATGAATTATGGCGGATAAGGCGTTGGTCGTCGTGGATGTGCAGAACGATTTCTGCCCTGGCGGGGCGCTTGCGGTCGCAGGCGGCGATGAGATCGTACCGATGATCAATGGCCTGATTGACCGCTTCGAGCATGTGGTGCTGACGCAGGACTGGCATCCCGCTGGCCATTCGAGCTTTGCTTCCAGCCATCCTGGCAAGAACCCGTTCGAAATGATCGCGATGCCCTATGGCGGCCAGACGCTCTGGCCGGACCATTGCGTCCAGGGAAGCGGCGGTGCTGATTTCCATCCGGCGCTCGAATGGACGCGGGCCGAGCTCCTGATCCGCAAGGGCTTCCGGCCCGAGATCGACAGCTATTCCGCCTTCTTCGAAAACGACCGCCGGACACCCACGGGCCTCACCGGCTATCTCAGGGACCGCGGCATCAAGAGGGTCACGCTGTGTGGGTTGGCAACGGATTTCTGCGTGGCCTTTTCTGCGCTCGATGCCGTCGCGCAGGGGTTCTCGACATCGGTCATTCTCGAAGCCTGTCGAGGCATCGACCTCAATGGTTCGCTTCAGGCTATGATTACCCGCATGCGTGATGCCGGTGTCGAGCTGAACTAGTTCGACTGCCCTCGCGCTGAGGAAGGAGAGATTTCACCGATGACGAAGACCGATATCGCCAGGCGCGTCTATAACCACGCCTGGAAGCTCGACCCGATCGTGCGAAGCCTGCTGGATACGGATTTCTACAAGCTCTTGATGCTGCAGATGATCTGGCAGCTTTACCCGGATGTCG encodes:
- a CDS encoding polysaccharide biosynthesis/export family protein — its product is MKRVSALLLCTALVGCQAVPGEGPLAGAIVKDAGQSGAEIGRQNATVFDIVEVDGRTARLVSDYVSSTLNRRFGIGGGVGRVVIGVGDALKVSIFEAGSDGLFSTQDSKQTSIDLVVQPDGKAAIPYVGPVNFAGLTLEQARQEILEALKQKAVEPDVIVTSMSTASRNVTVSGAVGKSSVVPLSLVDETINEVIAKAGGPVAQPYETYVTLVRGKKTGTVLLKSIIENPSENIHVKPGDQIFVARDPRRFTILGAVKANQRVEFGANDLNLLEAMGLAGGGADYTLDMKGYFIFRYEEPDVVMSLLGQQRFNEMLRKGMKTDSMGRYPIVYRFDMSKPDSLIVGQTFPVKNRDVIYASRHPSVDFSKFLNFIAQPVGIANSGFAIADNLNGN
- the pncA gene encoding bifunctional nicotinamidase/pyrazinamidase is translated as MADKALVVVDVQNDFCPGGALAVAGGDEIVPMINGLIDRFEHVVLTQDWHPAGHSSFASSHPGKNPFEMIAMPYGGQTLWPDHCVQGSGGADFHPALEWTRAELLIRKGFRPEIDSYSAFFENDRRTPTGLTGYLRDRGIKRVTLCGLATDFCVAFSALDAVAQGFSTSVILEACRGIDLNGSLQAMITRMRDAGVELN